A region of the Stutzerimonas stutzeri genome:
GGAAAATTTAAAAACCCCAATTTGAACTTCTAACCCAAAATCTAACAACTCTTTGCCATTCAATGCTTGGCGGACATCATCCGGTAACATTGAAGCTGGAGTTATCAATGGCTGAGGTAGTTTAGTATGTGCTTCACAATCGGCTAAAAGCCTAACAGGATGGCAAGCCACTCGCGCATCTATGAGTCCTGCATCAATCTGCGACTGAGCATTTAGCGCGAGAACAAAAGGCTTTGTTTTCCTAATGTAAACCTCCAATGCTTCTCTGTGTTCAGTGATACTGATCCCTGCTCCGAGCAAAAGTACTTCTCGGCCATTTAATAGAGTTTTGGGCTCCCATTGCCCACGTGTAGGCCCTTGGTAGAAATTACGAGCAGCATCCAAAGTATTCAAGCTAAAGCGCTTCCCCCCCCCAAACTTTAAATGCTCAATAACGGCTATAATATCTTCTTCACTATAACGAGCATCACTCAACATTTCCTGAATATAAGTAGGATGAATTCCGTACTTCCCTGCCATATAATAGTAAGTATTAGCTCCCCACCCACAACGATATTGCATCGGCTGAAATATATTTTTTATGATCCCCATCAACGGTACCATATTGCATGAGGCACCCCTATATTGGGATAATTCAAGAGTCAAATATTCAGTTTTAGCATTCCCAGGCCCTCGCCCCATACCAGTCACAGTAGCATCAAGCCAAGTCACGCCTTCAGTGAAGGCACGAAGACTATTCTGAAGAGCCATACCCATATTATCGTGAGTATGTATGCCTAATGGCCCATGCCAATACTTGCGAAGCCATAAAATAATTTCCGATGTTTGCTCCGGCCCCATACTTCCCATACTATCGGCGAAATAAAGTACATCCAGTGGCCATTTTGATGCTTGTAATGCCAGGTTTTCAACTTCTGCTTGGCTACGATCTGCCACCTGCATTAAGTTGAATCCTACAATGAATCCCCTCTCTTTTAACCAGGTGCTAGCCGGCAGGGCTCTTTCAAATTCATGCACGTGACAAGCAATGCGCACAACAGAAACTGGAGAAGTGTTGGCTGCTTCAGGAAAAAGACTTTCAAGCGTGAACTCCAGAGAGTCACTATCCGATATCAGTTCTACAGCATTAACCATCACACTTACAGCCAGACCTTCAGGGAGATCCAAGGTACGTAGGAAGACATCTGTGCTGTATGCACATGCTCCGCTAAAACCTTCATTTTTCAAAGAGCGAAGGCCTAACTCAACTATATCTACCTCGGCTGCCTGCATTGCTTTAAGATAAGAATTTATGACATCAATTGGGAAATCCCAACTGTTATAATACCCGCCATCTCGAAGCGTGCAATCCAGCAATAAAACTGCTTTCTTATCCATATCCTGTGCTCCTGAATAGGTGAGAAAATAAAGCCCTATGCTTTATTTTTAGTAGAATTTTGAGGTCTTTATCAAACCAATCCATTAAGTAATTTGCAAAAAAAGTACAAAACAAGGTTGAATAGGCTGCGCCTTTTATCCCAAATTTCGGAATCAACAACCAATTCAAAACAACATTTATAAGCGCAGCCACCATTGTACGTAAGGCTATCTTTTTCTCCATATGCTCCACATTAAAATAACGTGCAGAAACCGAGCCGATAGAGGTAAAGACGGCAGTCCACATTAGAATGTTCACAACAGACGTTGAGCCTCTATACTCATTTCCAAATGCGACCACCATAATTGGCTCGCTAAAAATAGAAACAATTATAGCTGCAAAAATACTCACCCACATAATGAAGCTAAATATTTGAGTCAATTTTTCATGATAAAGCTCTTCATGCCCTTTTTTTAGCTTGGCAATTGCCGGCAATAGTGAAATAGCAATTACATAGGGAAAAACAATCCAGGCCTCATATACCCTAATTGCTGCAGAGTAAAGGCCAACATCACGCAACCCCAACATCGATCTGATCATGACCTGATCGATTCTCATATAAACCAACACTGCTACTGCCGAAATTACCATTGGCCATGCACTTTTCAACATTAATTTCGCAGTAGACTTATTAAAACACTGCAAGAATCTTAAATTTTGCGTCTTGGACAAAGCTATTAACAAGAGAACAGCAAGTAATACATGATCCAAGAGGGAAATAACTACAAACCACAACAGCTCGGCTCCAGAAAATATCAAACTTAGCTTGACCAGAGACATCAAAAATAAGGTGACCGTTTTACAAATAGCCGAATACTTTGCTTTTAGCTGTGACTGAAAAAAATAATCAATGGCTAGAAAGGAAGTGAAAAATGCACTTCCTGAAACAATACAAGCATACATTTTAATATCACTGACTTCATCGAAGCTCCAAATAGCTGTCGCTGCCACTAGATAACAAACTAGCGCACTTGTCATCATCACCCAGAATGCTGTACCCACCAGCTCCTCGCGATTTACTTCCGTATTGACAAGTTCACGAACGAGAATGGAATCCATACCCATTCGAGTTATTGCGAGAATAAATGCAGATATTGCGAGCACATAGCTCAGCGTCCCAAACTGCTCCGGCCCCAAATATCGAGCAATGTAGATGCCAACAAAAATCCCTGCTAATACTCGCAAGCATTGTTCAGCCAGCATCCATGAAGAGTTGAATAGGTATTGCCT
Encoded here:
- a CDS encoding aldolase catalytic domain-containing protein, with the protein product MDKKAVLLLDCTLRDGGYYNSWDFPIDVINSYLKAMQAAEVDIVELGLRSLKNEGFSGACAYSTDVFLRTLDLPEGLAVSVMVNAVELISDSDSLEFTLESLFPEAANTSPVSVVRIACHVHEFERALPASTWLKERGFIVGFNLMQVADRSQAEVENLALQASKWPLDVLYFADSMGSMGPEQTSEIILWLRKYWHGPLGIHTHDNMGMALQNSLRAFTEGVTWLDATVTGMGRGPGNAKTEYLTLELSQYRGASCNMVPLMGIIKNIFQPMQYRCGWGANTYYYMAGKYGIHPTYIQEMLSDARYSEEDIIAVIEHLKFGGGKRFSLNTLDAARNFYQGPTRGQWEPKTLLNGREVLLLGAGISITEHREALEVYIRKTKPFVLALNAQSQIDAGLIDARVACHPVRLLADCEAHTKLPQPLITPASMLPDDVRQALNGKELLDFGLEVQIGVFKFSEKYAVIPTSLVIAYALAVATSGNSSRIQLAGFDGYTADDPRTSEIQQLFNLYTASASSVEFLSVTPTRYSIPVRSIYGM
- a CDS encoding flippase → MNIFKKSLQSPIIRQYLFNSSWMLAEQCLRVLAGIFVGIYIARYLGPEQFGTLSYVLAISAFILAITRMGMDSILVRELVNTEVNREELVGTAFWVMMTSALVCYLVAATAIWSFDEVSDIKMYACIVSGSAFFTSFLAIDYFFQSQLKAKYSAICKTVTLFLMSLVKLSLIFSGAELLWFVVISLLDHVLLAVLLLIALSKTQNLRFLQCFNKSTAKLMLKSAWPMVISAVAVLVYMRIDQVMIRSMLGLRDVGLYSAAIRVYEAWIVFPYVIAISLLPAIAKLKKGHEELYHEKLTQIFSFIMWVSIFAAIIVSIFSEPIMVVAFGNEYRGSTSVVNILMWTAVFTSIGSVSARYFNVEHMEKKIALRTMVAALINVVLNWLLIPKFGIKGAAYSTLFCTFFANYLMDWFDKDLKILLKIKHRALFSHLFRSTGYG